The Arachis hypogaea cultivar Tifrunner chromosome 14, arahy.Tifrunner.gnm2.J5K5, whole genome shotgun sequence genome has a segment encoding these proteins:
- the LOC112741735 gene encoding UDP-glucuronic acid decarboxylase 2: protein MSSSPASELIHRAQSRARKPTTDPPHPPQPGAPMSRAFRNRIPFLLVGIAISALFFHTFPIVADSSEPSATLPTRRVLLEDSSYATKATSKPDVVRVPGGVKGRRKRIVVTGGAGFVGSHLVDRLIERGDSVIVIDNMFTGRKENVLHHLRNPNFELIRHDVVEPILLEVDQIYHLACPASPVHYKYNPVKTIKTNVMGTLNMLGLAKRINARFLLTSTSEVYGDPLQHPQVETYWGNVNPIGVRSCYDEGKRVAETLSMDYHRGAGIEVRIARIFNTYGPRMSIDDGRVVSNFVAQALRKEPMTVYGDGKQTRSFQFVSDLVEGLMRLMEGDHVGPFNLGNPGEFTMLELAQVVQETIDKNAKIEFRPNTEDDPHKRKPDISKAKELLGWQPTVSLREGLPRMVSDFRQRLFGDSKGSLDGSLSAE, encoded by the exons ATGAGCTCTTCTCCCGCCTCTGAACTTATCCACAGAGCCCAAAGCCGAGCCCGCAAGCCCACCACCGACCCACCGCACCCTCCCCAGCCCGGAGCACCAATGTCTCGCGCCTTCCGCAACCGCATCCCCTTCCTCCTCGTCGGCATCGCCATCTCCGCActcttcttccacaccttcccgATCGTCGCCGACTCCTCCGAGCCCTCCGCCACGCTCCCGACACGCCGCGTCCTTCTAGAAGATTCCAGCTACGCAACGAAGGCAACTTCCAAACCCGACGTGGTTCGCGTTCCCGGCGGCGTCAAAGGGCGGAGGAAGAGGATAGTGGTGACCGGAGGGGCTGGATTCGTGGGGAGTCACCTGGTTGACCGTTTGATTGAGAGAGGAGACAGCGTGATTGTGATCGATAACATGTTCACGGGTAGAAAGGAGAACGTGCTGCATCACCTTAGGAACCCTAATTTTGAGCTGATACGACACGACGTCGTTGAGCCAATACTTTTGGAGGTTGATCAGATCTATCACTTGGCTTGTCCTGCTTCACCTGTTCATTACAAGTATAATCCTGTCAAGACTATC AAGACGAATGTGATGGGAACTCTAAACATGTTGGGGTTAGCAAAGAGAATCAACGCCCGGTTTTTGCTTACAAGCACTAGTGAGGTGTACGGTGATCCTCTTCAGCACCCTCAAGTTGAGACTTACTGGGGCAACGTTAATCCAATtg GTGTAAGGAGTTGTTATGATGAGGGAAAGCGAGTTGCTGAGACTTTGAGCATGGATTATCACAGAGGTGCTGGTATTGAG GTAAGGATTGCTCGTATCTTCAACACATATGGACCAAGAATGAGCATTGATGATGGACGTGTGGTTAGCAACTTCGTTGCTCAG GCATTGAGGAAGGAACCAATGACTGTATATGGAGACGGGAAACAAACAAGAAGCTTTCAATTTGTTTCAGACCTG GTAGAAGGCCTAATGCGACTAATGGAAGGTGATCATGTTGGCCCTTTCAACCTCGGCAACCCTGGTGAATTCACCATGCTTGAACTTGCTCAG GTTGTGCAAGAAACCATAGACAAAAATGCCAAGATAGAGTTTAGGCCAAACACAGAGGATGATCCTCATAAGAGGAAGCCAGACATTTCCAAAGCCAAAGAGCTTCTCGGCTGGCAGCCCACCGTGTCCCTCCGCGAAGGACTTCCAAGAATGGTCTCTGATTTCCGACAAAGGCTATTCGGCGATTCCAAAGGCTCTCTTGACGGTTCTCTCTCTGCAGAATAA
- the LOC112741736 gene encoding protein pleiotropic regulatory locus 1: protein MTGATLSSEVEPVEPQSLKKLSFKSLKRALDLFSPTHSHLAPPDPHSKRIRTTHKVLVEYGGIRLSTTQAPRQANSAAQGQAQPGPSNALALPGPGDSKDPQKGGPQNALVVGPTMPSTASNDRGFTGKSTAVISASSGSSERNLSTAALMERMPSKWPRPDWHAPWKNYRVISGHLGWVRSVAVDPSNTWFCTGSADRTIKIWDLASGRLKLTLTGHIEQIRGLAVSSKHTYMFSAGDDKQVKCWDLEQNKVIRSYHGHLSGVYCLALHPTIDILLTGGRDSVCRVWDIRSKMQIHALSGHDNTVCSVFTRATDPQVVTGSHDSTIKMWDLRYGKTMLTLTNHKKSVRAMAQHPKEQAFASASADNIKKFSLPKGEFFHNMLSQQKTIINTMAVNEEGVMVTGGDNGSLWFWDWKSGHNFQQAQTIVQPGSLDSEAGIYACTYDVTGSRLITCEADKTIKMWKEDETATPETHPLNFRPPKDIRRF from the exons ATGACAGGTGCTACGTTGTCGTCGGAGGTTGAACCGGTCGAGCCGCAGTCACTGAAGAAGCTCAGCTTCAAGTCCCTGAAGCGCGCACTCGATCTCTTCTCTCCCACTCACTCTCACCTCGCTCCTCCCGATCCCCACAG CAAGAGAATTCGCACTACCCACAAG GTACTTGTGGAGTATGGTGGAATCAGACTCTCTACTACTCAAGCTCCTCGTCAAGCTAATTCCGCGGCGCAAGGTCAAGCTCAACCGGGGCCATCTAATGCACTTGCTCTTCCGG gTCCAGGAGATTCCAAAGATCCCCAGAAAGGAGGACCCCAAAATGCTTTGGTTGTTGGTCCAACTATGCCGTCAACAGCTTC GAATGATCGTGGTTTTACAGGCAAAAGCACAGCAGTTATTTCTGCTTCTTCTGGTTCATCTGAAAG GAATTTATCCACAGCTGCTTTAATGGAAAGAATGCCAAGTAAATGGCCACGTCCTGATTGGCATGCCCCATGGAAGAATTACAGG GTCATCAGTGGTCACTTAGGATGGGTGAGATCTGTTGCAGTTGATCCCAGCAATACATGGTTTTGTACTGGTTCTGCAGATCGTACCATCAAG ATATGGGATTTAGCTAGTGGAAGGCTAAAGCTCACACTGACTGGCCACATCGAGCAAATAAGAG GCCTTGCTGTCAGCAGCAAGCATACTTACATGTTCTCTGCTGGTGATGATAAACAAGTTAAATGTTGGGATCTTGAACAGAATAAG GTTATTAGGTCCTATCATGGTCATCTTAGTGGTGTCTACTGCTTGGCTCTTCATCCAACAATTGACATTTTACTTACTGGAGGGCGTGATTCTGTCTGCCGG GTCTGGGACATCCGTAGTAAAATGCAAATTCATGCTCTTTCAGGACATGATAATACTGTCTGCTCTGTATTTACACGGGCAACG GATCCCCAAGTTGTTACAGGTTCTCATGACAGCACCATCAAGATGTGGGATCTAAGATATG GTAAAACAATGTTAACCCTTACAAACCACAAAAAATCTGTTAGAGCCATGGCACAACATCCTAAAGA GCAAGCTTTTGCATCAGCATCAGCTGATAATATTAAGAAATTCAGCCTCCCAAAGGGAGAGTTTTTTCACAATATGCT CTCTCAACAGAAAACTATCATCAATACGATGGCTGTCAACGAGGAGGGTGTGATGGTTACAGGAG GTGACAATGGGAGTCTCTGGTTCTGGGATTGGAAGAGTGGTCACAATTTCCAGCAAGCGCAGACAATTGTGCAGCCTG GTTCCCTGGACAGTGAAGCTGGTATTTATGCTTGTACCTACGATGTAACGGGTTCAAGGCTTATAACATGTGAAGCTGACAAGACAATCAAAATGTGGAAAGAAGATGAAACTGCCACTCCTGAAACCCATCCTCTTAATTTCAGGCCCCCTAAAGACATCAGGCGATTTTAG